The following DNA comes from Croceicoccus sp. YJ47.
CCTCGGTCGCGACATTGCCCTGCATCAGCCGGCTGCCATATTCCTGCAGCCCCGCCTCCTTCGCCCCGACATCCTTGCGCAGGAAAGGCACGCCGGCAAAGGCGCCCTCCTTCGGCCCGGTCACGTCTTCCGCGTCGGCATAGAATTCGACGACGGCATTGATCGCCGGATCGACCTTCTCATGGGCGGCGCGGGCAAGGGCGGTCAGTTCGCGGGGCGAAATTTCCTTGCGCCGGACCAGATCGGCAAGGCCGGTTGCATCGTGGCGGCAATAATCGGACAGAGTCATGAAACATCCTTTTGAAAACGACGAAAAGACGGCCGCGCAGCCGCGACCGTCCGATCATGGGGCGTTCGGCGCGCTTACTTCAGCACATCGGTCCAGATCTTTGTGTAGAGCTTCTGGATCCGACATTCTCGCCTGATTTTGCTCGCTGGGCAAGCGTTTTTCGCCCCGAGCGGTGTCTGTCGTCGCGCAAACGGCCGAAGTCGGGTGGATCAAGCCTCGAACCCGCAGCATTCTGGCCCGGCAGAGCCGCTTTTCCGCGCGGCAGACGGACCTGTCCTGCCGCTTTCGTTCAGCTTGGGCATGGATCGTGGTCATGCGCATGACGGAGGCGTTCGAAGACGGCGGATGGCGGCAAGGACGGCCCGCACCATCGGGCCGGTGACGGCGACCTCGGCCAACTGGAAGGTAATGGCGCGGGCGTGGCGGACGACGCGGGCGCCGATCTTGATCAGCTTGAGTTGCAGGCTGGTCAACGACCAGTCCGCCATGGCCTCGGGCAGTTCGATGCAGCGCAGGAAGGTTGCCAGGTTGTAGGCCAGCGCGTGCAGTTGCAGCCGCACCTCGTTGTGCCGGAACTTCCGGCATGACAGCCGCGTCCAGCGAAAGGCATATTTGCCTTCCTTGATGTGCTGCTCTGCGGTGCCGCGCTGGTTGTAGAACCTCACCACCCAGTCTGGCTCCATCGGCAGGTTGGTGACGATGAAGCCGACTTTGGGGAACAGCTCGCCCGGATGCCATTCGATCTTGGCGATGACGCGGCGCGGCTTGTCCCAGGACGCCGCCTGATACTCGAAGTCCTCGAAGAACCGTTTGACCTTGGTCAGCGAAGGCCGTCCCACGGGCCGTGTCAGCCGATGCGCGATCTTCTCGCGCAAGACGGCGTTGGCGGGCAGACGGATGGCGTAGAAGAACCTGGCTTCTTCCAGCCGCATATAGATCGCGGGGATCGCGTAGGCAGCGTCGGCCCGGAAGAAGCGTCCACCAAGGTCGCGGCCAGCATATCGGGCAATGACGGGATCAAGGACATCCCGCCAGCCATCGGCGCTGTGGACATTGCCGTTACGCAGGGCGCAGCGCTCCAGCATGCCAAACTGGTTGAACAAGAAGATGGGGTGATAGCAGGTGCAGTCGAAATGCCCGTTCCAGGCAGCACCTTCCTGATCGCCGTGGGTGGGGCTGACCGAGCTGTCCATGTCCAGCACGATGTATTTCAACCCGTTGCGGTCATGAAACCGGTCGATCCATTGGCCGTTCAGATCGGCCAGCGCCGCCCGGTTCGCGGCCAGAGCCAGCGTCTCGGTCTCGAACCGTCCCATCTGCGATGCCGAAGCAGCTTGCGCCTCGACGGCCCTGCCGCCAACGACCTGACGCATCACGGGATCGAGGGCCAAGCGGTCGGCATCGTTCACATCCTCGTATCCGGCCAGTCGTCCGAACACCGATTGCCGGAACAATCCGTCAAGCCGATGGAGCGTGTTCTTCCCGGTGCGGCTGTCTCGCAGCGCCTCCGACGCCAGATTGGACAGGCCGAGCACGTCATCAAGCTCGCGCATCACCAGCAGGCCACCGTCTGAACTGATCTGCGCACCACGGAACTCCAGACGCACACGGCGGTCGAAATCAACCCGATCTCCCCGCGCCAAGCCCGCACCCTCCAGGTGATCCATGAAACGCGCCCCTCGCAGCCGTCAACGCCATGATTTATATGCGAAATATCACGATTACGACAGCGAAATCAGCGACTTACTTGGAGAATGTGGGTTTATGACGAGAGTGGCGTCCATACTGATTTCCTTGCCACGAAAAACGCAATTTCACAAGTCAGAGCTTGTGAAACAATGTCCGCCGTTATACAAGTCCATACTTGTGTTAACCCACAAGGATCAGGCCATGCCATCAACCGAAACGTCACCCAAAGCCACTGCGCTAGCTTATTTCGATCACTGGACGGCAGGACGGTTTGACGCTGCCGCCGACTTGCTCGCGGAGAAAATCCGCATCGAAACGCCCATCAACTCCTATCCGCACAAGGCTGATTTCGCGGCAGCGCTACGCGGATTCGGAACGCTGGTCATCGGGGTTAACCTGCTTATCGATCTCGCCGAGGGGGATGATGTCGTGCAAATCTACGACATGGATGTCACAGGTCTGGGCGCGATCCGAGTGGCCGAGCATTTCGTGGTTCAGAGCGGGCTGATTACAAGACTGCAACAAATACACGACACTGCCGCTTTACGGGCAAGCGGCTTTGACAGGGGAGCCTCATGAGCCATGATACTCCGCCAAATGCAGTCTCAGCGAAGACAA
Coding sequences within:
- a CDS encoding IS1380-like element ISPme1 family transposase; translation: MDHLEGAGLARGDRVDFDRRVRLEFRGAQISSDGGLLVMRELDDVLGLSNLASEALRDSRTGKNTLHRLDGLFRQSVFGRLAGYEDVNDADRLALDPVMRQVVGGRAVEAQAASASQMGRFETETLALAANRAALADLNGQWIDRFHDRNGLKYIVLDMDSSVSPTHGDQEGAAWNGHFDCTCYHPIFLFNQFGMLERCALRNGNVHSADGWRDVLDPVIARYAGRDLGGRFFRADAAYAIPAIYMRLEEARFFYAIRLPANAVLREKIAHRLTRPVGRPSLTKVKRFFEDFEYQAASWDKPRRVIAKIEWHPGELFPKVGFIVTNLPMEPDWVVRFYNQRGTAEQHIKEGKYAFRWTRLSCRKFRHNEVRLQLHALAYNLATFLRCIELPEAMADWSLTSLQLKLIKIGARVVRHARAITFQLAEVAVTGPMVRAVLAAIRRLRTPPSCA
- a CDS encoding nuclear transport factor 2 family protein, which gives rise to MKRAPRSRQRHDLYAKYHDYDSEISDLLGECGFMTRVASILISLPRKTQFHKSELVKQCPPLYKSILVLTHKDQAMPSTETSPKATALAYFDHWTAGRFDAAADLLAEKIRIETPINSYPHKADFAAALRGFGTLVIGVNLLIDLAEGDDVVQIYDMDVTGLGAIRVAEHFVVQSGLITRLQQIHDTAALRASGFDRGAS